The genomic DNA TGCTGTGGATAGAGCTGGACGCAGGCACCCGCCATAAGCGCGGCGTACACGCCCAGGTTCTCCAGCAAGACGCCCAGAGGCAGTACGGCCAGATAACGCTGAGGCTCGGCTGGCCGGCTGGCAGCTTCCAACTCACGCGCCACCCGCAACATGGCCTCTGCTCCCAGGCACACGCCCTTTGGTGCCCCGGTGCTGCCAGAGGTGTAGGTAATCTTTGCCGTGCCCGCCGGCATCGCAATGGCGCCGTGCGGTCGCGTCCAGAAGCCCCCTGGCTGCTGGGCAAAGCCTTGCTCAAGGAGCTGGGCCGTCCATGGTGGTTCGCACAAAACAATCGTCGCACCACTCTGCTTCAGGCAATGTCGAAACTGAGCCGCGCTGAAGAACGACGGTACGATCACGCACGGACGCTCGGCGAACAGTGCCGCCAGGTCCCAGAACAGCACTTCAGGACCGTTATCCAGTACCACCACGAACGCGCCCGGTGGCTGGCTCTGCAAGCGGGCTATACGGGACTCAACCTCGTCGAGGAGTTGCCGGTAGGTATAACGCTGAACGGGGCCCTGCACAGCTACAGCATCAGCTTTGTGCTCGGCATGCTGGAGCAGCAAGGCCCGAAAGGCGCTCGGTTCATGCGGCATGACCGGCCTCCTGGGCTAGACAGGGAAACCCAAGGCGCTGAAACACACCCGCGCGGGTCAGGGCATCGAAGCCAAAGCCGATGTTGCCGGCGAATACCTGGGGGCGTTGATCGTAGTAGCTACCCCACTGATCCACCTGGCCCTCTAGACGTTCCGGGTCGGCCGCCGCCAATACCGTGGGCATCAGCCCCAGCCGCTGGAAGCTGTTGATCAGCGTCGCCGCACCCGTGAATGCGACCCACTCCAGACCACGCATGGCCAACAACCACGTCACGGCAATGATCATGATCCGCGCGCTGCCGGCGCTGGATGACGCCAGGTTGCCCACCTCGACCATGCATGCCCGGTCCAGGGAAACGCCGGCGACCTGCGAGATGGTCGCCTCTACAGGCGCATCCAGGTATCGCTCGAGGAACAGAGGACCGTCGCTCGCCGGTCGCATGCCGGCGGCAGCAATCAGTCGGCCACGACTGTCATGCAATGCCAGCAGTTCTGGCAAGTAATGCTGCACATCTGCCTGATGCACGGTGGCAAAGCACTGGTGGATGAAATGCTGCAAGGCTTCGCGTGCCGGATCACCTGCAATGTGAAGCGTCAGGTGCGCGTGATGGTCGGCATGGCTACCAATGGGTAGCGGGAGCAGAGTGCTCCAGTGAGGCTGGGTCATGAAACTCCCCCCGTTTGGGTTCGACGGAGGGATTATCGGAACCGAATCTGAATGGAATCTGAAGTCGAACAGCCCAGGGCGTTTGTGACCATGGTACGACGCGTAGAAAGAACGTATTGCCTACTTGCAAGGGCTACGCATTCGCTGGACGTCCGATAAGGGTCGAAAGTTGCCGGTCGTGGATGGCTACTTACGACCCAAAGCTGCCCTTCACGAGGGGCAGCAATTTGCCAGAAGCGGACTGAGGAACGGTAAATAAATCTGTCCCCTTTTCGTTGGGTTGCCAAGCGACCCCAAAAGAAAGAGTACGGTGAGTCAGGCACTCTTCGACTGCTGGTTTTGGGGCTGCTTCGCAACCAAACGCGGGACAAGCCCGCTGGAAGTGTCAGATTTTTTGTGTGCGGGCCGGTAACGGCCTGCCGTCAGGCAGGCCCTGACTTTCACCAAGTCGCCCTGATGAACCGATCTCCGTACAAAATCGCGAATTGATTCATTGCACTTTTCCAATCATGCGCCGCTGAGCCCCAGTTCGCCGTGATGTTTCGCAGCCCCAGCCAGATCAGCTTGGTAGCTGCGTCATCGTTCGGGAAATGGCCTCGGGTCTTAATGATCTTGCGCAGCTGGGCATTGATACTCTCGATGGCGTTGGTGGTGTAGATCACTTTCCGGATGGCTGGCGGGAAGACAAAGAAGGGAATCACTCGATCCCAGGCGCGTCTCCAGGCCGCAACGACCGTTGGATACTGCTTGCCCCAGGGCCCGTTTTCAAACTCATCGAGTGCCTGCTCAGCCGCTTCGGCGTTGATGGCCTGGTAGATCGGCTTGAGCGCCTTGGCCAGTGCCCGGCGCTTGTCCCAGGCCGCGTAGTCCAGGCTGTTGCGGATCAGGTGCACGATACAGGTCTGCAGCGTCGCCTCTGGAAACACGGCGCTGAGAGCCTCTGGCATGCCTTTGAGGCCATCGGTCACGGCAATCAGCACATCCTCGACACCACGTGTCTTGAGATCGTTGAAGACCTTCATCCAGAACTTCGCACCCTCGGTGTTCTCGATCCAGATGCCCAAGATATCGCGCGTCCCGTCGGGTAGAACGCCCAGCGCCAAGTAAATGGCCTTGTTGCGCACCAAGCCTTCTTCGCGGATCTTCACCCGCAGCGCATCGAAGAAAATAACCGGGTACATCGGCTCCAGTGGCCGTTGTTGCCACGTGCCAATCTCTTCCATGACCTCGTCTGTCACAGAGCTGATGAAGTCGGGTGAGACCTCTGTTCCATACTGCTCGGACAGAAAGGCCCGGATCTCTCTGACCGTCATGCCACGGGCGTACATGGCGATGATCTTGTCATCGAAACCGGTGTACCGCCGCTCATGCTTGGGGATGAGAATGGGCGCAAAACTGCCGTCTCGGTCACGAGGAATTTCCAGCCGCAGCGGGCCATCACCGGTCAAAACCGTCTTGCCACTCTTGCCGTTACGCTGATTGGTTTCATCCTCTGGGCGCTGCGCGCCCGGCGGATAGCCCAGGTGGTGGCCAAGTTCGGCATGCAGAGCGCGCTCGATCAAGGCCTTCTTGAACGCCGCAGAGGCATCCTCGATAGCCTCTGCGGTCATCAGACCCTCACCGAACTGCTCCAGCAGCTCTTTGGGGATTTTGGGCAGGTCACGCAAGGGTTTCTTTTTGGTTGGCATACATGCACCTCTTACTCATGTTATGCCCGAACACAAAATTTCTGACACCCTCAGCCCGCTCGCCACAGGTTACTTATTGCCTGTTCTACCTGAATACCTTGAAAAGGCTGCATCTACCTCGCAGCCAAAAAGCTAGGACAAATCAGCGACAGGGCTGACGCTACTGTCTCGTTCTGCGATGCTCAACACCACCGGTAGCTGCTGCACCACAGGTACCTCGGCCGTCTTCTCAAGAAGTTCACCCAAGTCGAAAACGGCCATTTCGACATAGCGTTTTATGCACATCCGCTCGTAGGAAACGCTGCGAATACCGTCCAGTACCAGCCAGTTCAAGAACAGTGCGCCCATACCCAGCACCACGATCACCGAGCCCTTGCCCCATGTGAACAAAGGCGTGGCTTTAATAATTTCCGTGCACAACGCGATCATTAGGGCGATCAGAGAGGCGAAACTCAGGTTCTGCGATAAAGCAGGCCTGGCGGGTTTTCCGGTCAGGCCTGCATAAGCTGACAACTCGCGTAGTTTCTCTACCGTGTAGCCCTCCTTGTGCAATCCCTCCAGAAAGAAGGCATAACAAAGGGTGTTTTCCCGCTCAAGGCTCGGCTGCTGGTCAATCGCGTGATCTGCAAACTGCTTCGGGTAAACTATGCGCAATGCCTTAAGGCGCGTGACATAGAGTAGAAGAGCCCAAGGAGCCAGTGCCATGTAGGTGTAAGGAATTAGCGTAGGGTTCTTGATGCCGAACATTGCGAACACAAAAAGCAATGCGGTTGACCCTACAGCTGACCACATTGGCCATAACTTGCGAGCATTATGGAGTTTGAAGATGTGTTTGTTGGGTTGTTTACGACTGATTTTATAAAGGGCCTCGAGTTGAGCCCATTCCTTGAGTTTCATGACCCGTCCTTATTTTGAAAGTCGTGATAGCTGAGCGGTACAACGTTGCCCGCAATTGCCACTGCTTACAACCCACAGCCAAAAAAGACGATCGAAAGGCGACAGATTTATTTTTCTATCACTGTCCGATTTTGGCCGTTAGCGCCCTCCACAACGGGCGGCTTTGGGTCGATAGCGGTCACTCACGACCGGCTGCTTTCGACCCAGGCTGTGTGAAAACGCCCGCAGTTGTCTAACCTTCTGACCGTCGTGATCGTGGCGGGGACAATCATGAAGCGGTTCATCGAAGGTGAGGCTCGGACGCAGGTCACATTGCTGCCAGAGTGCCTAGATGACTACATCACCGATGAAAACCCAGTGCGAGTGGTCGATGTCTTTGTCGATGAACTCGACCTGAGCGCGCTCGGTTTCGCAGGCGTCGATCCGGCAGCAACAGGTCGCCCGGCCTACCATCCAGCGGTCCTGCTGAAGATCTACATCTACGGCTACCTAAACCGCATTCAGTCCAGCCGCCGGCTCGAGCGTGAAGCTGAACGCAATGTCGAGTTGATGTGGCTTACGGGGCGTCTGGCTCCAGATTTCAAAACCATCGCCGACTTTCGCAAGGACAACGGTAAAGCCATTCGCAGTGTCTGCCGTCAGTTCGTGATCCTCTGTCGCAACCTCAACCTGTTCTCTGACTCAATCATTGCCATCGACGGCAGCAAGTTCAAAGCCGTGAACAATCGCGACCGTAACTTCACCCAGGCCAAGGTGAAGGCCCGTATGCAGCAAGTCGAGCAGAGCATTGAGCGCTATCTGACAGCGATGGATTCGGCGGACCGGGCAATGCCGGAGGTAGCTGTGGCCAAGGCCGAGCGACTGAAAGAGAAGATCGAAACGCTGAAACAGCAGATGCAGAAGCTCAAAGACATTGAAACGCAGCTACTTCAAACCCCAGACAAACAAATTTCTCTCACAGATCCCGATGCTCGCTCCATGTCAGTTGGTGGTCGGGGCAGTGGCACCGTTGGCTATAACGTGCAGACGGCCGTTGACGATCAGCACCATCTGATCGTTGCACATGAGGTGACGAATGTCGGTCATGATCGCGGCCAGTTGAGCAACATGGCGAAGCAAGCGCGTGACCAAATCGGTACTGAATCGCTGAATGTCGTTGCCGACCGGGGCTACTACACAGGCACGGAAATCGTTGCATGTGAGCAAGCTGGAATCTCGCCCTTCGTACCTAAACCACTGACCTCTAGCAGCAAAGCCGAAGGTCGATTTGGCAAGCAGGATTTCCTGTACGTCTCGGCATCGGATGAGTATCGATGCCCTGCGGAGCAATTACTGACCAAGCGTTACTCAACTTGGGAAGACGGGATGCTGATGCATGTTTATTGGTTCTCGGGCTGCCAGTCCTGCGCAATGCACAAGCAATGTACGACGGGCAAGGAGCGGCGGTTGAAACGCTGGGAACATGAAGCGACCCTCGACTCGATGCAGGTTCAACTGGAGCACGATCCTGGGAAAATGAAGGTGCGCCGTCAAACCGTTGAGCATCCATTTGGAACGCTCAAGTACTGGATGGGGGCGACCCACTTCCTGACCAGGACCCTGCCAAGGGTCAGTACTGAAATGAGCCTCCATGTGCTCGCTTACAACCTCAAGCGAATGATGAGCATCTTGGGCATCAGGGGGCTGCTCGAAGCGCTCAAAAGGTGAAATGGCCTACTGAGCCGCCAGTTAGGGGCCCCAAAGTCTCCACGAAGGACTCATACCGGCCAGATGCACCCTTGCGAGGCCAACTAAGCTAATCCAGGCAATTTCCTGCCAGTTTTGCAAGCGCCCCTAGATAGCCACGACCTTCAACGCATTCCGCGAGTTTTCACACAGCCTGGACCCAAAGCTGCCATTGGGACGCAATGCTATGAATCGAAAGCAGCCTCTCCATTCATCCTGGCAACGCATGAACCTGGCCTTTCCTTCCAAGCCTGGATGCCCGCCCGCGCTTACAACAAAAGACATTTCCTTTGCCGCCTAAAAGGGTATCTATGCTGCGCCGGGGATTGTCAGCTCGCTACAACGGAGCACGCACCTGGTCCCGCCACTGCGAGGGCAGCATCCCATACGCTTGAGAGAACTGCCGATTGAAATGTGACAAGTCAGTAAACCCGGTCTCATACGCCACCTGCGTCACCGGGTTCGCCGTGCTTTCCAGCAACCAGCATCCCTGCTCCAGCCTGACTCGCCGGTAATATTCCGAAGGTGTCACTCCAAGGTGCTTGGTGAACAGACGCGATAGTTGCCGCTCACCGATGTTCGCTTTCTCGGCAATTTCCGCAATCGACAGTGGCGCACGGATATGTTGATGCATCAGGAACACTGCCCTGCGCACCTTACCGTCTAGCGCAAAGGCCTTCGAGTCCGAATGCAGCAAGGGGATCTGCGGATGGTTGGCCCCGCGCATCTGGTCCGAGATCAGGTGCCTCAGGCTCTTCGTCGCGCGGTCAACGCCGCAATGCCGGCTGACCAGATAAAGAGCCAGATCCATTGTCGATGTGCCACCCGCGCAGGTGATGATGCCTTTGTCGACGATGAATATCTCATCGGTCACGGGGATCGAGCAGGGGAAGTACTCCTGGAATTCGCTGTAGTGATACCAGTGAACGCTGGTGTGCACGGCGTCCATCAACCCCGCCTTTGCCAATGCAAAGGAACCGGTGCAGGCCCCCACCAGCACCGCTCCGCTCGCCTGGGCTGCGCGCAAGTACTCCAGCACCCGGCGATCATAGTCCAGAGGCCGCGGCACTCGCCCGCCCACTACCACGATGTAGTCGAACTGCGCTGGGTCCTCCAGCGCGGCCTCCGGCCGTACCTCCAGCCCGCAACTGGCCTTGAGCATCGACCGGTCGGCAGCCATCAGCCTCCAGCGGCACAGTACCTGATCACTTTTGTCGCCTTTGTCGGCCGCGTGCCGCAATACCTCGACGAAGCCGGAAAACGCCATCAGGGTAAAACCCGGCAACAGCACAAACCCCACCGACAGGCCAGGCACGCTCACGCTCGGCAGATGATCGTCCACCGGAGAGGGGAAATTCACCTTGGGGGTGTCCATCGTCAGCATCCTCACACCTGATGTCCGGATAATACCTGCTGATGTCGGCTATGTACTCATTCTGCCGCAACCTTCCCCCCTATGATTTTTCAACGGGCAAGCCTGAGCCCGGCCATAACTCCAAGACCGCACCCGTGGAAGCGTTCATGACCCAAGACATCAGCCTGCTCAATACCGTCATCGGCCCCGTGATGCGTGGCCCCTCCAGCTCTCATTCTGCCGCACCCTACATGATCGGCCGAACCGTGCGGGAACTGGCGCTCGGCCCTGGGGAGCGGTTGAAATCGGTGGTCATCCGTTTCGACCCTTCTGGCTCGTTCGCCGAGGTATACAGCAACCAGGGCAGCGATGAAGGCTTTGCGGCCGGGCTGGCGGGCGTGGCGATCACCTCCGAAGCGTACAGGCAGGCCTTGCAACGCGCTTGCCGAGGGGAAGACTTCGAGTTCGCTATCCGCATCGGGCCGCTGGATCGTAACGACCATCCGAACCGGGTCGATCTGCATGTATGCGTCACTGGCATCCATGCCCAGGAACGCACCGATGTGTTCGAGGGCGTGTCGCTCGGCGGCGGCACATTTCTGGTTACCCACCTCAATGGCCAGCACATCAATGTGGACGGCGCCGCGTACACGTTGATTGCCGAACACGAAGTTGCGGCAACAGGCGACCTGTTGCCCTACCTTGAAGGCGCGCAGGTTGCGGAGCAACACGCGCTCAATGGCATGACGCTCTACGCCCTCACCGTCGCGCCATCGGTCCGGATGCTCGCCGACCTGCGCGGGCTGGCTGGCCTGCGCAGGGTGCGCCTGGCCAGCCCCACCCAGGAAGTGGTGCACAACCGCGAACGTACCCTGCTGGGCGCCAGCGAACTGCTGCAACGTGTAGCTGCGGACGCCGACTTGGCCGATTTTGCGATGGCTTACGAATGCGCCCGGCTCGGGCTGGACCTGGCAGCCGTCCAGCAGCGCTTCGATGAACGCGTGCAGTTGATGGCCGCCTCGGTGGAGGCCGGTCTGGCTAAGGAAGACAGCGCCGGCATGAAGTACCTGCGCCCTACGGCCCGTCGGTTTTCCCATACCCCGCTGCCGGAGCCACTGGAAACCAGCTTCCTCAAGACAGCTATCGCCGGCGCATTGGCCGCCATGGAAGAAACCACCAGCCGCGGCGTGGTGTGCGCGGCGCCCACGGCAGGCAGCGCCGGCATCGTGCCCGGTTGCCTGCACGCACTGCGTGTACTCGGCGCCAGCGAGCATGCCTTGAGCGACAGCCTGAAAGTGATGGCGCTGATTGGCGCACTGTTCGCGGTGCGTGGCTCATACGCCGCAGAAACGGGCGGCTGCTCGGTGGAAACCGGCACCTCGGCAGCCATGGCGGCGGCCGGCATCACTCACTACTTCGGCGGTACGCCGGCGCAGATCCTCGCCGCCGCGTCCATCTGCCTGATGAACACCTTGGGCCTGATCTGCGACCCGGTGGGTGGCGAAGTGGAGATCCCCTGTCACGCCCGCAACATCGCCGGCGTAGGCCATGCGTGGAGCGCCAGTACTGCGGCACTGGGCGGTTTCGATGCAGTCATTCCCTTCGATGAACTGGTCGAGCAGACCGTGAAGGTAGGCAACATGATGCACCCCGATTTGCGCTGCACGGCGCGCGGCGGTTGCGCGACCACGCCCTCAGCGCTGCGCCTGGTCGCTGTCAAGAACCTGGGAGCCTGAAACATGGACATCATTGAACTGGCGGGCGTACACGCCGAAGGTGAAATTGGCCGGGTGCTGATCAAGGGTGCACCCGCCATCCCCGGACACAATCTTCGCGAAAAGATGGATTACCTCAATCACGTGGATGACAGCCTGATCCGGCGCTGCCTCTTCGAACCTCGCGGTTCGGCCAACATGACCGTGAACCTGCTGCTTGCACCGGTGGATGCTTCGGCGGACATCGCGTTCATCCCCTTGCAGCCCGACGGCGCCCACGCACTGTCTGGTTCCAACTGCATCTGCGTGGCCACCGCCGCCCTGGAAATGGGCACGATCGTCATGCACGAACCGCTTACCACGGTGGTGATCGAGACCCCGGCCGGGCGGGTGGAGGCGCGGGCCGAGTGCCGCGCCGGCAAGTGTGAACGGGTAACGGTGAAGATGGCGCCCAGCTTCGTCGAGCACCTGGACCACCCACTGGAGGTGCCCGGCCTTGGGCAACTGAACGTGGATGTGGCCTATGGCGGCTGCTTCTTTGTGCTGGTCGAGGCCGAGCAACTAGGCGTGCGCCTGGTGAAGCAGGCGGCGCGACGGCTGGTTGAACTAGCCGCCGTCATCAAGCAAGCCGCCCGGGAGCAGATTCACCTCGCGCAGCGCCCGGAAATGGGCACCTGCAAGATCGAATACGTGATGTTCACCGACAACGAGGACGGCAAACGGCTGAACTGCAACATCATCCATCCCGGCCGCGTCGACCGCTCACCTTGCGGCACCGGCAGCGGTGCACGGCTGGCGACCCTGCACCGACGTGGCCTGGTGGCACTGAACCAGCCCGTGACCTTCCACAGCCTGATCGGCAGCACGTTCGAGTGCCGGATCGTCGAGGAGGCCGAACCCCTCAGCGGCAACATCACCCATGAAATCAGCGGCAGGGCCTGGCTCTACTCCCACGAGAAATACTGGGCAGATACCACAGACCCCTACGCCAGCGGCTACGTGCTCTCAGACACCTGGGGGCCGGATGCCGACTAGATAGCCCCCACTTACTCGCACCACGACCACCTGCCAGGCCGGCCTTCTGATCGGGCGACGGATTCGCTCAGCCCTGAATAACCGATCCACACCCTTTAACCCGACGCCAACTATAAAAACAGCGAGGCACACCATGAGTACAGTCGCTACTGGATACTCGGAATCCGTTACACCCGGTTCGATCCCCTTCGATGACGCGCCGCTACGGCGCGTACACGTCAAGGCGATTGCCGGCGGCATGGGCGGCCAGTTCACCGATGGTTTCATCATCGGCATGATCGGCATCGCCCTAAGCATGGCCGCCGGTGACCTGCACCTGAACAATTTCTGGACAGGCCTGATTGCCGCTGGCTCCCTGCTCGGTATTCTGTTTGGCAGCTTGCTGGCCGGCTCGGTGGTCGACCGTATCGGCCGCAAGGGCATCTACAACCTGACGATCTGGGTGTTCGCCGTTGCTGCGGTGCTGCAATTCTTCGTCACTTCTCCTGAGCAGTTGCTGGCGTTGCGCCTGGCGCTAGGGCTGGCGATTGGCGCCGACTACGCGGTCAGCCTTTCGCTGGTCAGCGAGCTGGCACCCAAGCGCCATCGCGGCCGCATCATGAGCGCCGTGATGATCGCCTGGGTGGCGGGCTTCGTGTTCGCCTACTTTGCCGGTGTGCTGATCGAGAATATGGGGGAAGGCGCGTGGCGCTGGGCCCTGGCCAGCAGCTTCATTCCGGCGGTGATCACCCTGCTTATCCGCATGGGCACGCCTGAGTCGCCGCTGTGGCTGATCTCCAAGGGCCGTCGGCCGGAAGCGCAGGCCATCGTCGAACAGCACATGGGCGCCGATATTGCCTTGCCGGTGGAAAGCTCCGTACAAAAGAACGCCGGCTGGGCACAGTTGTTCAGCCGCACCTGGCGCAAGAATGCCTTTGTGGGCGCGGCGTTCTACTTCTGCCAGGTGATACCTTTCTTTGCGTTGGGCACGTTCATTCCGCGGGTGCTGGAAGCGATCAACGTGGAGAACACCGAGGCGGGCTCGATCATCTACAACATCTTCCTGTTCGTCGGCATCCTGGCCGGGTTCTGGATCGTCGACAAGATCAGCCGTCGTGCCTTCCTGATCGGCAGCTTCTACTTCTGTGCCGCCGTGCTGCTGGTGCTGACCCTGTGGGCGGGCATGCCGCCAATGCTGGCGGTGGTGTTGTTCTCGGCGTTCGCGGTGGTGATGTCGGGGTGTACGGTGCTTGAGTATGCCTACCTGCCAGAGCTGTTCCCGACTGAATTGCGTGCTTCGGGGATCGGCTTTTCGGTGGCCATGAGCCGGCTGGGTGCAGCGGGCGGGACCTTCCTGCTCCCGATCGTAATGGAGACCCACGGGGTACAGGCGACGCTGGGCATCTGCATCGGTGCGCTAGTGCTGGGGGGGGTGATTTGCCAGGCGTTTGCGCCGGAGCCTGCGCGAGCTTAAAGCGTCGTGGTGGTGCTCTAGTTAGTGGAAAACGCCTAAGCATGGTCGAAAGCAGTCAGCGGTAATCGTCTGCTTTCGACCCACGCTGAGTGACAATCCAAACGGATCTCTGAAAAACGCGAGGATACGTGACATCTGTAATGTCTAGGTTATTCGGCTAACTCAAATTTCGCGCAGGAGCGCATGATTCTCATCGCGCTCTAACCAGTTAGAGCGCGCCGATCTCTTCACACAGAGTGGAGCGATAGTGTCTGTCGTGACAGACAAAATACGCTCTCGCTGCATTCTTACGTGCTAAAGCGAAGGCTTGCAGATCCCTTTAACTCAAGCAAACAATTCTCTACCTCTTCAGGGTGAAAGCCAGATCTACGGCTGGATTTCACCATGAAAACGACCTCTACCTCCCTGCTGCTTTTCTGTCTGGTGTCGCTCGGTGTCGCCGCTCAAGACGTGAGCGAGCGCTTGGCGCTGGACCTTGTGCAACGCCAGCTCACGGCCATCGGACGATTAGCTGACCGCGAAAGTAGCAGCTCAGTAGGTGCTGCTGGGGCCCGCTATCGCTTCGACTATCCGAGGTTCGCTTCGGACCTTGAGCGCATGCGTCAAGGCATCCACAGATACCTGTCGCCCTCCCGCGCGCAGCCAGCGGATCTGGTCGAGCTGACCGGTGATTACCGTGCCGAAGCGCCCCAGTCGAGCCCCTCTCATGAGCATGACTGACGCCCAGCTCAGCGCGTTCTCGGCCGTGGCTGGGTTTACCCCGCAGCTCAGTTCGGTAATGTGGCGCTCATCGGTGCTCGTGCTCGCATTGCTCTGGTGCACCTGGGCGCTGTGGACCGGCTACCGCGGCTGGGCGGCCGGCAATCTCAATTTCGGTGCGCTCGGCGGCAGCACG from Pseudomonas putida includes the following:
- a CDS encoding thermostable hemolysin; amino-acid sequence: MTQPHWSTLLPLPIGSHADHHAHLTLHIAGDPAREALQHFIHQCFATVHQADVQHYLPELLALHDSRGRLIAAAGMRPASDGPLFLERYLDAPVEATISQVAGVSLDRACMVEVGNLASSSAGSARIMIIAVTWLLAMRGLEWVAFTGAATLINSFQRLGLMPTVLAAADPERLEGQVDQWGSYYDQRPQVFAGNIGFGFDALTRAGVFQRLGFPCLAQEAGHAA
- a CDS encoding IS256 family transposase, encoding MPTKKKPLRDLPKIPKELLEQFGEGLMTAEAIEDASAAFKKALIERALHAELGHHLGYPPGAQRPEDETNQRNGKSGKTVLTGDGPLRLEIPRDRDGSFAPILIPKHERRYTGFDDKIIAMYARGMTVREIRAFLSEQYGTEVSPDFISSVTDEVMEEIGTWQQRPLEPMYPVIFFDALRVKIREEGLVRNKAIYLALGVLPDGTRDILGIWIENTEGAKFWMKVFNDLKTRGVEDVLIAVTDGLKGMPEALSAVFPEATLQTCIVHLIRNSLDYAAWDKRRALAKALKPIYQAINAEAAEQALDEFENGPWGKQYPTVVAAWRRAWDRVIPFFVFPPAIRKVIYTTNAIESINAQLRKIIKTRGHFPNDDAATKLIWLGLRNITANWGSAAHDWKSAMNQFAILYGDRFIRATW
- a CDS encoding IS1182 family transposase — encoded protein: MKRFIEGEARTQVTLLPECLDDYITDENPVRVVDVFVDELDLSALGFAGVDPAATGRPAYHPAVLLKIYIYGYLNRIQSSRRLEREAERNVELMWLTGRLAPDFKTIADFRKDNGKAIRSVCRQFVILCRNLNLFSDSIIAIDGSKFKAVNNRDRNFTQAKVKARMQQVEQSIERYLTAMDSADRAMPEVAVAKAERLKEKIETLKQQMQKLKDIETQLLQTPDKQISLTDPDARSMSVGGRGSGTVGYNVQTAVDDQHHLIVAHEVTNVGHDRGQLSNMAKQARDQIGTESLNVVADRGYYTGTEIVACEQAGISPFVPKPLTSSSKAEGRFGKQDFLYVSASDEYRCPAEQLLTKRYSTWEDGMLMHVYWFSGCQSCAMHKQCTTGKERRLKRWEHEATLDSMQVQLEHDPGKMKVRRQTVEHPFGTLKYWMGATHFLTRTLPRVSTEMSLHVLAYNLKRMMSILGIRGLLEALKR
- a CDS encoding GlxA family transcriptional regulator — encoded protein: MDTPKVNFPSPVDDHLPSVSVPGLSVGFVLLPGFTLMAFSGFVEVLRHAADKGDKSDQVLCRWRLMAADRSMLKASCGLEVRPEAALEDPAQFDYIVVVGGRVPRPLDYDRRVLEYLRAAQASGAVLVGACTGSFALAKAGLMDAVHTSVHWYHYSEFQEYFPCSIPVTDEIFIVDKGIITCAGGTSTMDLALYLVSRHCGVDRATKSLRHLISDQMRGANHPQIPLLHSDSKAFALDGKVRRAVFLMHQHIRAPLSIAEIAEKANIGERQLSRLFTKHLGVTPSEYYRRVRLEQGCWLLESTANPVTQVAYETGFTDLSHFNRQFSQAYGMLPSQWRDQVRAPL
- a CDS encoding L-serine ammonia-lyase, iron-sulfur-dependent, subunit alpha is translated as MTQDISLLNTVIGPVMRGPSSSHSAAPYMIGRTVRELALGPGERLKSVVIRFDPSGSFAEVYSNQGSDEGFAAGLAGVAITSEAYRQALQRACRGEDFEFAIRIGPLDRNDHPNRVDLHVCVTGIHAQERTDVFEGVSLGGGTFLVTHLNGQHINVDGAAYTLIAEHEVAATGDLLPYLEGAQVAEQHALNGMTLYALTVAPSVRMLADLRGLAGLRRVRLASPTQEVVHNRERTLLGASELLQRVAADADLADFAMAYECARLGLDLAAVQQRFDERVQLMAASVEAGLAKEDSAGMKYLRPTARRFSHTPLPEPLETSFLKTAIAGALAAMEETTSRGVVCAAPTAGSAGIVPGCLHALRVLGASEHALSDSLKVMALIGALFAVRGSYAAETGGCSVETGTSAAMAAAGITHYFGGTPAQILAAASICLMNTLGLICDPVGGEVEIPCHARNIAGVGHAWSASTAALGGFDAVIPFDELVEQTVKVGNMMHPDLRCTARGGCATTPSALRLVAVKNLGA
- a CDS encoding proline racemase family protein, producing the protein MDIIELAGVHAEGEIGRVLIKGAPAIPGHNLREKMDYLNHVDDSLIRRCLFEPRGSANMTVNLLLAPVDASADIAFIPLQPDGAHALSGSNCICVATAALEMGTIVMHEPLTTVVIETPAGRVEARAECRAGKCERVTVKMAPSFVEHLDHPLEVPGLGQLNVDVAYGGCFFVLVEAEQLGVRLVKQAARRLVELAAVIKQAAREQIHLAQRPEMGTCKIEYVMFTDNEDGKRLNCNIIHPGRVDRSPCGTGSGARLATLHRRGLVALNQPVTFHSLIGSTFECRIVEEAEPLSGNITHEISGRAWLYSHEKYWADTTDPYASGYVLSDTWGPDAD
- a CDS encoding MFS transporter, with translation MSTVATGYSESVTPGSIPFDDAPLRRVHVKAIAGGMGGQFTDGFIIGMIGIALSMAAGDLHLNNFWTGLIAAGSLLGILFGSLLAGSVVDRIGRKGIYNLTIWVFAVAAVLQFFVTSPEQLLALRLALGLAIGADYAVSLSLVSELAPKRHRGRIMSAVMIAWVAGFVFAYFAGVLIENMGEGAWRWALASSFIPAVITLLIRMGTPESPLWLISKGRRPEAQAIVEQHMGADIALPVESSVQKNAGWAQLFSRTWRKNAFVGAAFYFCQVIPFFALGTFIPRVLEAINVENTEAGSIIYNIFLFVGILAGFWIVDKISRRAFLIGSFYFCAAVLLVLTLWAGMPPMLAVVLFSAFAVVMSGCTVLEYAYLPELFPTELRASGIGFSVAMSRLGAAGGTFLLPIVMETHGVQATLGICIGALVLGGVICQAFAPEPARA
- a CDS encoding RAQPRD family integrative conjugative element protein, with amino-acid sequence MKTTSTSLLLFCLVSLGVAAQDVSERLALDLVQRQLTAIGRLADRESSSSVGAAGARYRFDYPRFASDLERMRQGIHRYLSPSRAQPADLVELTGDYRAEAPQSSPSHEHD
- a CDS encoding TIGR03758 family integrating conjugative element protein yields the protein MSMTDAQLSAFSAVAGFTPQLSSVMWRSSVLVLALLWCTWALWTGYRGWAAGNLNFGALGGSTLRLALALIVLMFFMLS